A single Sporomusaceae bacterium DNA region contains:
- the dapF gene encoding diaminopimelate epimerase — translation MQFSKWHGAGNDFVIVNGFKEKVAGLDLAAAGRLVCDRHFGVGADGLVFVLPSDSADFRMQIINSDGSEAEMCGNATRCVARYVYEQGLTDKTKVTLETLAGPIRPELVFTDGKVSGVRVDMGKPRFKRGEIPMSGPADEKAVNVPVTVDGRTYYGIGVNMGNPHFVIFLDEDVRKVELPVTGPKIETDALFPRKTNVEFANVLSRGELRMRVWERGAGVTLACGTGTCATVVAGALSGRCDRTALVHLDGGDLTIEWAEDDRVFMTGPAVEVFRGQFLLRI, via the coding sequence ATGCAGTTTTCAAAGTGGCATGGCGCTGGCAACGATTTCGTTATCGTGAACGGGTTCAAGGAGAAGGTGGCGGGGCTGGATCTGGCCGCCGCCGGCCGCCTGGTGTGCGACCGCCATTTCGGCGTGGGCGCCGACGGCCTGGTGTTCGTGCTGCCGTCGGACAGCGCCGATTTCCGGATGCAAATCATCAATTCGGACGGCAGCGAGGCGGAGATGTGCGGCAACGCGACCCGCTGCGTGGCCCGCTATGTTTATGAGCAGGGTCTGACCGACAAGACGAAGGTGACGCTGGAGACGCTGGCCGGGCCGATCAGGCCGGAGCTGGTGTTTACGGACGGCAAGGTGAGCGGCGTGCGGGTGGATATGGGCAAGCCGCGCTTCAAGCGGGGCGAGATCCCGATGAGCGGTCCCGCGGACGAGAAGGCGGTGAATGTGCCGGTGACGGTCGACGGCCGCACGTATTACGGCATCGGCGTGAATATGGGCAACCCCCATTTCGTGATTTTCCTCGACGAGGATGTGCGGAAGGTCGAGCTGCCGGTGACAGGGCCGAAGATCGAGACGGACGCGCTTTTCCCGCGCAAGACGAATGTGGAGTTCGCCAATGTGCTCAGCCGCGGCGAGCTTAGGATGCGGGTGTGGGAGCGGGGCGCGGGCGTGACGCTGGCCTGCGGCACGGGGACGTGCGCGACGGTGGTGGCGGGGGCCTTGAGCGGCCGGTGCGACCGCACGGCGCTGGTGCATTTGGACGGCGGCGATCTGACGATCGAGTGGGCCGAGGACGACAGGGTGTTTATGACGGGGCCGGCGGTGGAGGTATTCCGCGGCCAGTTTTTGCTCAGAATATGA
- a CDS encoding cation-translocating P-type ATPase, whose amino-acid sequence MEMWHARTSDDALTYWRTDRSEGLTNAEAAERLKLFGYNEVAEKERPAWWRRFLAQFQDFMVLVLMAATLISGLLGEYADAVTILAIVVLNAVLGFIQEHRAERSMSALKKLTAPTARVVRHGAVQHVPARELVPGDILLLEPGDVVAADGRLAETANLEAEESALTGESLPVRKLADRVYDEGVTVGDRKNMVYAGTVVTRGRGAAIVCGTGMNTEVGHIAKLIQAATEDDTPLQRRLDNLGRWLVWGCLGVCLVVVATGVARGEPLLLMCMTGISLAVAAIPEGLPAIVTVALALGVQRMIRRNAIVRKLPAVETLGCTTVICSDKTGTLTQNAMTVRRVYCGGQTYEVSGVGFEIKGEFLLDKQEFDAKKDKCLMQCLAVGALCNNSVLKQGSVGITGLWRKKGARGWSVEGDPTEGALVVAAAKAGLWRADVEKRERRLAEIPFEAERRRMAVAYGGPAGAVLYVKGAPDTVLELCRYYFDGNVEQPLTPELTVRIAAANEAMTNGALRVLAMAYRRLSPAEAANVTEEAERELVFTGLAGMIDPPRPEVKEAIALCRQAGIGTVMITGDHRNTAVAIARELKMFRDGTSRALTGAEVDALGERELAAAAAVTTVYARVSPAHKLRIVKALKNVGHIVAMTGDGVNDAPAVKEADIGVAMGMSGTDVTREASSMTLADDNFATIVAAVEEGRGIYDNIRKFIRYLLACNIGEVLTMFLAALAGLPLPLLPLQILWVNLVTDGLPAMALGVDPKAPDTMHRPPRNPAESVFSRGLARKIVFRGIQIGLTTLLVFAGVYLAQGDLALARTMAFATLVFCQLFHVYDCRSEILTIFELGLFTNKYLLMATACSALMQVAVIHLPPLGAVFGTVPLGLTEWAVVLVVSGWTAMVGGLRHLLLRRRPPVRSAYSRV is encoded by the coding sequence ATGGAGATGTGGCATGCGAGAACGTCGGACGATGCTCTCACGTACTGGCGCACCGACCGCAGCGAGGGGCTGACGAACGCCGAGGCGGCGGAAAGGCTGAAGCTGTTCGGCTATAACGAGGTGGCTGAAAAGGAGCGGCCGGCCTGGTGGCGGCGTTTTCTGGCCCAGTTCCAGGATTTCATGGTGCTGGTGCTGATGGCGGCGACGCTGATTTCCGGGTTGCTGGGCGAGTATGCCGACGCGGTGACGATTCTGGCGATTGTGGTGCTTAACGCGGTGCTGGGTTTTATCCAGGAGCACCGGGCGGAACGGTCGATGTCGGCTTTGAAGAAGCTGACGGCGCCGACGGCCCGCGTCGTCCGCCACGGCGCTGTGCAGCATGTGCCGGCCCGCGAGCTTGTGCCGGGCGATATCCTGCTGCTGGAGCCGGGGGATGTGGTGGCGGCCGACGGCCGGTTGGCGGAGACGGCCAATCTGGAGGCTGAGGAGTCGGCGCTGACGGGCGAGTCGCTGCCGGTGCGCAAGCTGGCCGACAGGGTGTATGACGAGGGTGTGACGGTGGGCGACCGCAAGAATATGGTGTACGCGGGCACGGTGGTGACCCGCGGCCGGGGCGCGGCGATTGTGTGCGGCACGGGGATGAATACCGAGGTGGGGCATATCGCCAAACTCATTCAGGCGGCGACGGAGGACGATACGCCGCTGCAGCGGCGTTTGGATAACCTGGGGCGGTGGCTTGTGTGGGGCTGCCTGGGAGTGTGCCTGGTGGTGGTGGCGACGGGGGTGGCGAGGGGCGAGCCGCTGCTGCTGATGTGCATGACGGGGATCAGCCTGGCGGTGGCGGCCATACCCGAGGGGCTGCCGGCGATCGTGACGGTGGCTCTGGCGCTCGGGGTGCAGCGGATGATCCGCCGGAACGCGATTGTGAGGAAGCTGCCGGCGGTGGAGACGCTGGGCTGCACGACGGTGATCTGCTCGGATAAGACGGGGACGCTGACTCAGAACGCGATGACGGTAAGAAGGGTGTACTGCGGCGGCCAAACGTACGAGGTGAGCGGGGTCGGCTTTGAAATCAAGGGCGAATTTTTGCTCGACAAGCAGGAATTTGATGCCAAAAAGGATAAATGTCTAATGCAATGCCTGGCGGTCGGCGCTCTGTGCAATAACAGCGTGCTGAAGCAGGGCAGCGTCGGCATAACCGGCCTGTGGCGCAAGAAGGGCGCCCGCGGCTGGTCGGTGGAGGGCGACCCCACCGAGGGGGCGCTGGTGGTGGCTGCGGCCAAGGCGGGCCTCTGGCGGGCCGACGTCGAGAAACGGGAGCGCCGTCTGGCGGAGATCCCCTTCGAGGCGGAACGGCGCCGGATGGCGGTGGCCTATGGCGGCCCGGCAGGCGCTGTGCTGTATGTGAAGGGCGCTCCAGACACTGTACTTGAGCTGTGCCGCTATTATTTCGACGGGAATGTCGAGCAGCCGCTGACGCCCGAGCTGACCGTCCGCATCGCGGCCGCCAACGAGGCGATGACGAACGGGGCTTTAAGGGTGCTGGCGATGGCGTACCGCCGCCTGAGCCCGGCCGAGGCGGCGAATGTGACCGAGGAGGCGGAGCGGGAGCTGGTTTTCACCGGCCTGGCGGGGATGATCGATCCGCCGCGCCCGGAGGTGAAGGAGGCTATCGCCCTTTGCCGGCAGGCCGGCATCGGGACGGTGATGATTACCGGCGACCACCGCAATACGGCGGTGGCGATCGCCCGCGAGCTGAAGATGTTCCGCGACGGCACATCGCGGGCGCTGACGGGGGCGGAGGTCGACGCGCTCGGCGAGCGCGAGCTGGCGGCGGCGGCGGCCGTGACGACGGTGTACGCGCGGGTGTCGCCGGCCCACAAGCTGCGGATCGTGAAGGCGCTGAAGAATGTCGGGCATATCGTGGCCATGACGGGCGACGGGGTGAACGACGCCCCGGCGGTGAAGGAAGCCGATATCGGCGTGGCCATGGGGATGTCGGGCACGGATGTGACCCGCGAGGCGTCGTCGATGACGCTGGCTGACGACAATTTCGCCACGATCGTGGCAGCGGTTGAGGAAGGCCGGGGTATCTACGACAATATCAGGAAGTTTATCCGTTATCTGCTGGCGTGCAATATCGGCGAGGTGCTGACGATGTTCCTGGCCGCGCTGGCGGGGCTGCCGCTGCCGCTGCTGCCGCTGCAGATACTGTGGGTTAACCTGGTGACCGACGGGCTGCCGGCGATGGCGCTGGGGGTGGATCCCAAGGCGCCGGATACGATGCACCGGCCGCCGCGCAATCCGGCGGAGAGCGTTTTCTCCCGCGGGCTGGCCAGGAAGATCGTCTTCCGCGGCATTCAGATCGGGCTGACGACGCTGCTGGTGTTCGCGGGTGTGTATCTGGCGCAGGGCGACCTGGCGCTGGCGCGGACGATGGCGTTTGCGACGCTGGTGTTCTGTCAGCTCTTCCATGTGTACGACTGCCGGTCGGAGATTCTGACGATTTTCGAACTCGGCCTGTTTACGAACAAGTATCTCCTGATGGCGACCGCCTGTTCGGCGCTCATGCAGGTGGCGGTCATCCACCTGCCGCCGCTGGGCGCGGTTTTCGGGACGGTGCCGCTGGGGCTGACGGAATGGGCGGTCGTGCTGGTCGTGTCCGGTTGGACGGCGATGGTCGGCGGCTTGCGGCATCTGCTTTTAAGGCGGCGTCCGCCGGTACGTTCGGCTTATAGCCGGGTATAA
- a CDS encoding NFACT RNA binding domain-containing protein — MNIDGLSLRPLVAELDKRLAGARIDKISQPDKFRLGIWLRQPGENVALLLSASPDSAAAWLPAALPENPAVPPAFCMLLRKHLEDGRIASVTQHGLDRVVTFAVDTRGERGLIVTKQLILEIMGKHSNIILVQDGLVLDAIRRIGAGISRVRQVLPGRPYTPPPGQPRADLLATAPDAFVAALRHDHAPLALAKAIVAAAEGVGPIAAREIAWRAGLPADHPVAALDDADAGALAEAVATIAAPIAAGEPTPTVALSADGGKLLALAAFRPEHLPGDLRPFPAMTAAVEYAANFQGQPDNPEKTVLQKLLVQETARLARKEAILAAELAAADEADKYRVNGDLLMANLHAIPAGAAQVTLPNLYDDNAAPLAIALDPLLSPVANAKRHYIKYNKAKRAQQSLAAQLAECRAELAYLDSVAVALDQAAVLDDINEVRQELVQAGYIKEKSKRRPAPPAAPLSAAAPDGAPILIGRNNRQNDLVTFKHAGPDDIWLHTKDIPGSHVILKSAGREPAPEALAAAAMLAAYFSKARASATVPVDYTRRRHVKKPAGAKPGFVIYDHQKTVYVTPDEETVQKMLISNRR; from the coding sequence ATGAACATCGACGGCCTTTCATTGCGGCCGCTGGTGGCCGAACTCGACAAGCGGCTCGCCGGCGCCCGCATCGACAAGATATCCCAGCCCGACAAATTCCGTCTCGGCATCTGGCTGCGCCAGCCGGGCGAAAACGTCGCCCTCCTTCTGTCCGCCAGCCCCGACAGCGCCGCCGCCTGGCTGCCGGCCGCCCTGCCCGAAAACCCGGCCGTGCCGCCCGCCTTCTGCATGCTGCTAAGAAAACACCTCGAAGACGGCCGCATCGCCTCAGTCACCCAGCACGGCCTCGACCGCGTCGTCACCTTCGCCGTCGACACCCGCGGCGAGCGCGGCCTCATCGTCACCAAACAGCTCATCCTCGAAATAATGGGCAAACACAGCAACATCATCCTCGTCCAGGACGGCCTTGTTTTAGACGCCATCCGCCGTATCGGCGCCGGCATCAGCCGCGTCCGCCAGGTCCTCCCCGGCCGCCCCTACACCCCGCCCCCCGGCCAACCGCGCGCCGACCTCCTTGCCACCGCCCCGGACGCCTTTGTCGCCGCCCTTCGCCATGACCACGCCCCCCTCGCCCTCGCCAAAGCCATCGTCGCCGCCGCCGAAGGCGTCGGTCCCATAGCCGCCAGAGAAATCGCCTGGCGGGCCGGCCTCCCCGCCGACCACCCCGTCGCCGCCCTCGACGACGCCGACGCCGGCGCCCTCGCTGAAGCCGTCGCCACCATCGCCGCCCCCATCGCGGCCGGCGAACCCACACCCACCGTCGCCCTCAGCGCCGACGGCGGCAAACTCCTCGCCCTCGCCGCTTTTCGCCCCGAACACCTCCCCGGCGACCTGCGCCCCTTTCCGGCCATGACCGCCGCCGTCGAATACGCCGCCAACTTCCAGGGCCAGCCTGACAACCCCGAAAAAACCGTCCTCCAGAAGCTGCTCGTCCAGGAAACGGCCCGCCTCGCCCGCAAGGAAGCCATCCTCGCCGCCGAGCTCGCCGCCGCCGACGAAGCCGACAAGTACCGCGTAAACGGCGACCTCCTCATGGCCAACCTTCACGCCATCCCGGCCGGAGCCGCCCAGGTCACACTCCCCAACCTCTACGACGACAACGCCGCCCCCCTCGCCATCGCCCTCGACCCCCTCCTCAGCCCGGTCGCCAACGCCAAGCGCCACTACATCAAATACAACAAAGCCAAACGGGCCCAGCAAAGCCTTGCCGCCCAGCTCGCCGAATGCCGCGCCGAACTCGCCTACCTCGACAGCGTCGCTGTCGCCCTCGACCAGGCCGCCGTCCTCGACGACATCAACGAAGTCCGCCAGGAACTCGTCCAGGCCGGCTATATAAAAGAAAAAAGCAAGCGCCGCCCCGCGCCGCCCGCCGCCCCCCTGTCCGCCGCCGCCCCGGACGGCGCGCCTATCCTCATCGGCCGCAACAACCGCCAGAACGACCTCGTCACCTTCAAGCACGCCGGTCCCGACGATATCTGGCTGCACACCAAGGACATCCCCGGCTCCCACGTCATCTTAAAAAGCGCCGGCCGCGAGCCCGCCCCCGAAGCCCTTGCCGCCGCCGCCATGCTCGCCGCCTACTTTTCCAAGGCCCGCGCCTCGGCCACCGTCCCCGTCGACTACACCCGTCGCCGCCACGTCAAAAAACCGGCCGGCGCCAAACCCGGCTTCGTCATCTACGACCACCAGAAAACCGTCTACGTCACTCCCGACGAAGAAACCGTGCAAAAAATGCTCATAAGCAACAGACGTTAG
- a CDS encoding NADH:flavin oxidoreductase encodes MIRRKGSTAMATVFEATTLAGMRPANRIIRSATHEGLGDREDFPARLAERYIRLAEGGAGAIITGYAGVSRDGRAWPNMLMIDDDSYVAAYRQVTDAVKPHGAPLIMQLAHGGGRTEPAVTGEEAKAPSRHRYKGSGTTARELTEGEIERIIDAFAQGIVRAWKSGFDGAQLHAAHGYLLSQFLSPALNRRRDRWGGSTGNRFRVVREIIGRARATVGDFPLLVKLSAYDYDDGGMRLEEAVRLAQMCREASFDAIEVSCGNDNWFCVVRSPKVPVEAIVELSPAFRGASWLKKKIAGLLIPRLFATYDEQENYNVAAAAAIKAAVDIPVIVVGGVRRLAAVEGIVAAGQADYVSMCRPFVIQPDIVARLRDGRQEGSRCINCNYCLIGVGANPLKCYYGRLPGQG; translated from the coding sequence ATGATACGAAGGAAGGGATCGACAGCGATGGCGACGGTTTTCGAGGCGACGACGCTGGCGGGGATGCGGCCGGCGAACAGGATAATCCGGTCGGCGACCCATGAGGGGCTGGGCGACCGGGAGGATTTCCCGGCGCGGCTGGCGGAGCGGTATATCAGGCTGGCGGAAGGCGGCGCGGGGGCGATCATCACCGGCTACGCGGGGGTGAGCCGGGACGGCCGGGCGTGGCCGAATATGCTGATGATCGACGACGATAGCTATGTGGCCGCTTACCGCCAGGTGACGGACGCTGTTAAGCCGCACGGGGCGCCGCTCATTATGCAGCTTGCCCACGGCGGGGGGCGGACGGAGCCGGCGGTGACCGGTGAGGAGGCCAAGGCGCCGTCGCGGCATCGCTATAAAGGCTCGGGCACGACGGCGCGGGAGCTGACGGAGGGCGAGATCGAGAGGATAATTGACGCGTTCGCGCAGGGGATAGTCCGCGCCTGGAAGAGCGGTTTCGACGGGGCGCAGCTGCACGCGGCCCACGGGTATCTGCTGTCGCAGTTCCTGTCGCCGGCGCTCAATAGGCGGCGCGACCGCTGGGGCGGGTCGACGGGGAACAGGTTCCGGGTCGTACGGGAGATTATCGGCCGGGCGCGGGCGACGGTGGGCGATTTTCCGCTGCTGGTCAAGCTGAGCGCGTACGATTATGACGACGGCGGGATGCGGCTGGAGGAGGCGGTGCGCCTGGCGCAAATGTGCCGGGAGGCGTCGTTCGACGCGATCGAGGTGTCGTGCGGCAACGACAACTGGTTTTGCGTGGTTAGGTCGCCGAAGGTGCCGGTGGAAGCGATAGTGGAGCTGTCGCCGGCCTTCCGGGGGGCGTCGTGGCTGAAGAAGAAAATCGCGGGGCTGCTCATCCCGCGGCTGTTCGCGACATATGACGAGCAGGAGAATTACAACGTGGCCGCGGCGGCGGCGATCAAGGCGGCGGTGGATATCCCGGTGATCGTGGTCGGCGGCGTGCGGCGGCTGGCGGCGGTCGAGGGTATTGTCGCCGCCGGGCAGGCCGATTATGTGTCAATGTGCCGGCCGTTCGTGATTCAGCCGGATATCGTGGCCCGGCTGCGCGATGGCCGTCAGGAGGGGTCGCGGTGCATCAACTGCAACTATTGCCTGATCGGCGTGGGGGCCAACCCGCTGAAGTGCTATTACGGCCGTCTGCCGGGGCAGGGGTAG
- a CDS encoding class I SAM-dependent methyltransferase, producing the protein MDKVEILQDMFTGMPRGGPGSNASTRRAYGLLTGAPAAPRILDVGCGPGMQTLELARLSGGMVTGLDNHQPFLDALAAGAKADGLQDKVRTVHGSMDALPFGPEEFDVIWAEGSLFIMGFERALPYLKGFLKPGGYLAASDLTWLRDGPPAELSRFFAKLGAVVMDTAATLALFAAAGYGMVGHFALPASDWRDDFYTPMEQRLPLLRARYRGNPEALAAVDEMQVEIEMHRKYGDYYGYVFYVARKGR; encoded by the coding sequence TTGGATAAAGTAGAAATTTTACAAGATATGTTCACCGGTATGCCGCGCGGCGGGCCGGGGTCGAACGCTTCGACGCGCAGGGCTTACGGGCTGTTGACCGGGGCGCCGGCGGCGCCGCGCATCCTGGATGTGGGCTGCGGCCCGGGGATGCAGACGCTGGAGCTGGCGCGACTGTCGGGCGGCATGGTGACGGGGCTGGATAACCACCAGCCGTTCCTGGACGCGCTGGCGGCCGGGGCGAAAGCCGACGGGCTGCAGGATAAGGTGCGGACGGTGCACGGGTCGATGGACGCGCTACCGTTCGGGCCGGAAGAGTTCGACGTCATCTGGGCCGAGGGGTCGCTGTTCATCATGGGGTTCGAGCGGGCGCTGCCCTACCTGAAAGGCTTCTTGAAGCCCGGCGGGTATCTGGCGGCCTCCGATCTCACCTGGCTGCGGGACGGCCCGCCGGCGGAGCTGAGCCGTTTCTTTGCGAAGCTCGGCGCCGTGGTCATGGACACGGCCGCTACTTTGGCGCTGTTCGCCGCCGCCGGGTACGGGATGGTGGGTCACTTCGCCCTGCCGGCGTCCGATTGGCGGGACGATTTCTACACCCCGATGGAGCAGCGTCTGCCGCTGCTGCGCGCAAGGTATCGGGGCAACCCGGAGGCGCTGGCCGCGGTGGATGAGATGCAGGTCGAGATCGAAATGCACAGGAAGTATGGCGATTATTACGGCTATGTGTTTTACGTAGCCCGCAAAGGCCGATGA
- the pyrR gene encoding bifunctional pyr operon transcriptional regulator/uracil phosphoribosyltransferase PyrR codes for MVKLIDKTVLMDAQGISRALIRIAHEIIEKNKGSKDLTLVGIRTRGVPLAQRLAVEIEKIEGVKLPVGLLDITLYRDDLSTLGYQPIVHETQIPFDINDKKVVLVDDVLYTGRTVRAALGALTDIGRPQYIQLAVLVDRGHRELPIRADFVGKNVPTSRKEIVAVQLSDTDKAEQVVLQEIAE; via the coding sequence ATGGTCAAGCTTATCGACAAGACCGTCCTGATGGACGCCCAGGGCATCAGCCGGGCGCTGATCCGCATCGCCCACGAGATCATCGAGAAGAACAAGGGCAGCAAGGACCTGACGCTGGTGGGCATCAGGACGCGCGGCGTGCCGCTGGCCCAGCGGCTGGCGGTGGAGATCGAGAAGATCGAGGGTGTGAAGCTGCCGGTGGGGCTCTTAGATATCACGCTGTACCGCGACGACCTGTCGACGCTCGGTTATCAGCCGATCGTGCACGAGACGCAGATCCCCTTCGATATCAACGATAAGAAGGTCGTGCTGGTGGACGATGTGCTGTATACGGGGCGGACGGTGCGGGCGGCTTTAGGGGCGCTGACGGATATCGGCCGGCCGCAGTACATCCAGTTGGCGGTGCTGGTGGACCGGGGCCACCGCGAGCTGCCTATCCGCGCCGATTTCGTGGGCAAAAACGTGCCGACGTCGCGCAAGGAGATCGTGGCGGTGCAGCTGAGCGATACTGATAAGGCGGAACAGGTTGTACTTCAAGAGATAGCTGAGTAA
- a CDS encoding RluA family pseudouridine synthase: MTLTGETRLFEAGEADKGERLDVFLARQAPELSRSRIQKLIADGRVAVQGRPAKANHKVQPGEAVALTVPAPEPVAVEAEAIPLDVVYEDAEVVVVNKQRGMVVHPAAGNWRGTLVNALLARCDDLSGVGGEVRPGIVHRLDKDTSGVMVAAKSDRAHASLARQIKDRTAGRKYLALVHGNVKADEGLIDAPIGRHRTDRKKMAVDAERGREARTRFTVLERFAGYTLVACKLETGRTHQIRVHMAYIGHPVVGDPKYGPKGSPFPIDGQALHAAELTFRHPVSGAEMVFTAPLPMDMEGILAKLRRMRG, translated from the coding sequence ATGACATTGACGGGGGAGACGCGCCTGTTTGAGGCGGGTGAAGCCGATAAGGGGGAGCGCCTGGATGTGTTTTTGGCCCGTCAGGCGCCGGAGCTGTCGCGGTCCCGCATTCAGAAGCTGATCGCCGACGGACGCGTGGCGGTGCAGGGCCGGCCGGCCAAGGCCAATCACAAGGTGCAGCCGGGCGAGGCGGTGGCGCTGACGGTGCCGGCTCCCGAGCCTGTGGCTGTGGAGGCCGAGGCCATCCCGCTCGACGTGGTGTACGAGGACGCCGAGGTGGTGGTGGTGAACAAGCAACGGGGGATGGTGGTCCATCCGGCGGCCGGAAACTGGCGGGGAACGCTGGTGAACGCTCTGTTGGCCCGCTGCGACGATTTGTCGGGGGTGGGCGGCGAGGTGCGGCCGGGAATCGTCCACCGCCTTGATAAGGATACTTCGGGGGTGATGGTGGCGGCGAAGAGCGACCGCGCTCACGCCAGCCTCGCCCGGCAGATAAAGGACCGGACGGCCGGACGGAAGTATCTGGCGTTGGTCCACGGCAACGTGAAGGCGGACGAGGGGCTGATCGACGCGCCGATAGGCCGCCACCGGACCGACCGCAAGAAGATGGCGGTGGACGCCGAGCGCGGCCGGGAGGCACGGACGCGGTTCACGGTGCTGGAGAGGTTCGCGGGGTATACGCTGGTGGCGTGCAAGCTGGAGACGGGGCGGACCCACCAGATAAGGGTGCATATGGCGTATATCGGCCATCCGGTGGTGGGCGACCCGAAGTACGGACCGAAGGGCTCGCCTTTCCCGATCGACGGGCAGGCGCTGCATGCGGCCGAGCTGACTTTCCGCCACCCGGTGAGCGGGGCGGAGATGGTGTTTACGGCGCCGCTACCGATGGATATGGAAGGGATTCTGGCGAAGCTTCGCAGGATGCGCGGCTAG
- the lspA gene encoding signal peptidase II: MPIVILALAVIALDQVSKAYLQANMAPGASVPVIPGVFHITYVLNPGAAFGILEHQRWFFVAVALLLVAVIVYLYPRIPAGYGLLRLGIALQTGGAAGNAIDRLKTGYVVDFFDFRVWPVFNVADMAIVGGVALIVYSLLFPPGKRKADDIDGGDAPV; encoded by the coding sequence GTGCCGATCGTGATACTGGCCCTGGCGGTGATCGCTCTCGATCAGGTGTCCAAGGCTTATTTGCAGGCCAATATGGCGCCGGGTGCGTCTGTGCCGGTGATTCCCGGTGTTTTTCACATTACATATGTCTTGAACCCCGGAGCGGCGTTCGGCATTCTCGAGCACCAACGGTGGTTTTTCGTGGCGGTGGCTTTACTGCTTGTGGCGGTGATCGTGTATTTGTATCCCCGCATCCCGGCGGGCTACGGGCTGCTGCGGCTCGGTATCGCCCTGCAGACGGGCGGTGCGGCGGGCAACGCCATCGACCGCCTGAAGACGGGTTATGTGGTGGATTTCTTCGATTTTCGCGTGTGGCCGGTGTTCAATGTGGCCGATATGGCGATCGTGGGCGGGGTGGCGTTGATTGTGTATTCGCTTTTGTTCCCGCCCGGAAAAAGGAAGGCTGATGACATTGACGGGGGAGACGCGCCTGTTTGA
- a CDS encoding methylglyoxal synthase, with translation MMKRTIALIAHDRKKEEMLAFVAAYREVLACCQLIATATTGGLVARETGLEVKAYLSGPLGGDLQIGALIACQAVDAVIFLRDPLTAQPHEPDITALLRVCDVHNVPVATNEASAALLLKAIDMVG, from the coding sequence ATGATGAAAAGAACGATTGCACTGATAGCGCATGACCGCAAAAAAGAGGAGATGCTCGCCTTCGTGGCCGCGTACCGCGAGGTGCTGGCCTGCTGCCAGCTGATCGCGACGGCGACGACCGGCGGCTTGGTGGCCAGGGAGACGGGGCTGGAGGTTAAGGCGTATCTGTCCGGCCCGCTGGGCGGCGATTTGCAGATCGGGGCGCTGATCGCCTGCCAGGCGGTCGACGCGGTGATTTTCCTCCGCGACCCGCTTACGGCCCAGCCGCATGAGCCGGATATAACCGCGCTGCTGAGGGTGTGCGATGTGCATAATGTGCCGGTGGCAACGAACGAGGCGTCGGCGGCCCTGCTGCTGAAGGCCATTGATATGGTAGGATAG
- a CDS encoding 4Fe-4S binding protein produces MYVISSECIKCGACAATCPVGAITEGDAQYVIGDQCVDCGSCAAVCPVGAISPGQ; encoded by the coding sequence ATGTATGTAATCAGCAGCGAGTGCATCAAGTGCGGCGCATGCGCGGCAACCTGCCCGGTAGGCGCGATTACCGAGGGAGACGCCCAATACGTCATCGGCGACCAGTGTGTTGATTGCGGCTCTTGCGCGGCGGTCTGCCCGGTGGGGGCCATCAGCCCTGGCCAGTAA
- a CDS encoding TVP38/TMEM64 family protein: MAEPTCRSLYLMKGSVLAGAVAAYFFVPGVREFVATGVGFLHHRDFEGLRLFILAYGVWAPVTSIALMTVQSMVPLVPGLAITITNAWIFGWEHGALYSWIGALAGAVLDFGIARWYGRPVVEKFVRPKYLDMTDQFFKRHGVLAVFVTRLTPVIPFKVISYGAGLTAITLRQYVLATGIGQTPAIVLYSFLGQHLTRGIRWAIVGTTLLIAASLLVYYYRNEIEQRLFSHKE; encoded by the coding sequence ATGGCCGAACCGACGTGCAGAAGCTTGTATTTGATGAAGGGATCGGTTTTGGCCGGCGCCGTGGCGGCGTATTTTTTCGTGCCCGGGGTGCGGGAGTTCGTGGCGACGGGTGTCGGCTTCCTCCACCACCGCGATTTCGAGGGGCTGCGGCTGTTTATCCTGGCGTACGGGGTGTGGGCGCCGGTGACGTCGATCGCGCTGATGACGGTGCAGTCGATGGTGCCGTTGGTGCCTGGCCTGGCAATCACGATAACGAACGCCTGGATTTTCGGCTGGGAGCACGGAGCGCTGTATTCGTGGATAGGGGCGCTGGCCGGCGCGGTCCTGGATTTCGGCATCGCCCGCTGGTATGGGCGGCCGGTGGTGGAGAAGTTCGTGCGGCCGAAGTATCTCGATATGACGGACCAGTTTTTCAAGCGGCACGGGGTGCTGGCGGTGTTCGTCACGAGGCTGACGCCGGTTATCCCGTTCAAGGTGATAAGCTACGGGGCGGGGCTGACGGCGATAACGCTTCGCCAGTATGTGCTGGCAACAGGCATCGGCCAGACGCCGGCGATCGTGCTGTATTCGTTCCTGGGCCAGCACCTGACCCGCGGTATCCGTTGGGCGATCGTGGGCACGACGCTGCTGATTGCCGCGAGTTTGCTTGTTTACTATTACCGTAACGAGATCGAGCAGCGACTTTTTTCCCATAAGGAATGA